The following proteins are co-located in the Desulfofundulus luciae genome:
- a CDS encoding prepilin-type N-terminal cleavage/methylation domain-containing protein, which yields MRKKLKDNRGFTLVELLVVIAIIGILAAIIAPNAFKAIEKGKVAAAEADYKAIKAAALNYYTDTGEWPNDGADNTGFVQSDGKTGWNGPYLERWPSKNPWGQTYVYNKDNGVDFDGNTSTTERYLTISSVPLSAAKRIDADLDGTENGSQGIVRYNFGSTTTGDVNILISADGQVQ from the coding sequence ATGCGCAAAAAACTTAAGGACAACCGCGGCTTCACCCTGGTGGAGCTTCTGGTGGTCATCGCCATCATCGGCATTTTAGCCGCCATCATCGCTCCCAACGCCTTCAAGGCCATTGAAAAGGGCAAGGTAGCGGCAGCCGAGGCGGATTATAAGGCAATTAAAGCGGCGGCATTGAATTACTATACCGACACCGGCGAGTGGCCAAATGACGGAGCAGATAACACAGGGTTTGTGCAATCCGATGGCAAAACTGGCTGGAATGGTCCCTACCTGGAGCGCTGGCCGAGCAAGAACCCGTGGGGTCAAACGTATGTGTACAATAAAGATAACGGTGTAGACTTTGACGGCAATACAAGTACAACTGAGCGATATCTGACAATCAGTAGTGTTCCTTTAAGCGCAGCAAAGCGGATCGATGCTGACTTAGATGGAACGGAAAATGGGTCACAAGGAATTGTTAGATATAATTTTGGTTCTACTACAACAGGCGATGTAAATATTTTGATTTCAGCTGATGGGCAAGTGCAGTAA
- a CDS encoding type II secretion system protein, which produces MFGLPDLRRNNRGFTLVELLVVIEPLSPLQCFMQTRNGYDYASVFQT; this is translated from the coding sequence ATGTTCGGTTTGCCGGACCTGCGCCGCAACAATCGCGGCTTCACCCTGGTGGAGCTTCTGGTGGTCATCGAACCTTTAAGTCCGCTGCAATGCTTCATGCAGACGAGGAATGGTTATGATTATGCGTCCGTTTTCCAGACATGA
- a CDS encoding prepilin-type N-terminal cleavage/methylation domain-containing protein has product MIMRPFSRHDRAFTLIEVLVAAAILVLVAATAVNLLVSGKMAAQAAWEDTVAVNAAQAVMEELLASSLAGGERQDEPRSFPGASGYAYTYSVDTYQPDDRLVQVRVTVHYRHQGQERQLELVTLKRRG; this is encoded by the coding sequence ATGATTATGCGTCCGTTTTCCAGACATGACCGCGCCTTTACCCTGATCGAGGTCCTGGTGGCCGCCGCCATTTTGGTGCTGGTGGCGGCCACCGCCGTAAATCTGCTGGTCTCAGGCAAGATGGCTGCTCAGGCAGCCTGGGAGGATACGGTGGCCGTAAACGCCGCCCAGGCCGTGATGGAGGAACTGCTGGCCAGCTCCCTTGCCGGCGGCGAAAGGCAGGATGAACCGCGGTCCTTTCCCGGCGCGTCCGGTTATGCTTACACATATTCGGTAGATACCTATCAGCCGGATGATCGGCTGGTCCAGGTGCGGGTCACCGTCCACTACCGGCACCAGGGGCAGGAGCGGCAGCTGGAGCTGGTGACGCTAAAGCGCAGGGGATGA
- a CDS encoding PilW family protein gives MVNRASACRRQAIVAFRAGVAERSRHGKAGTEGKPVTGWRAWLPGLALGCRGLTLIEVLVTAVLLSLILGAAYFVVDSTMLNWKKGDEQVDVQQNLRLAMDRLTRELRVSAGVDEINPQSYIIFKSPDNAKYIKYYLYGGEIKRATSSNKIIWEGDNPVAGRVQAVSFQGVTGLPATVEIKLTGTNGFVLTSRVTVRMIREQN, from the coding sequence ATGGTGAACCGGGCGAGCGCGTGCAGGCGGCAGGCAATTGTAGCTTTCAGGGCGGGAGTCGCTGAAAGATCCCGGCACGGGAAAGCCGGTACTGAAGGGAAACCGGTTACCGGATGGCGGGCGTGGCTGCCAGGGCTGGCCCTGGGTTGCCGGGGCCTGACGCTGATCGAGGTCCTGGTGACGGCCGTCCTTCTCTCTTTAATCCTGGGGGCGGCCTATTTCGTCGTCGACAGCACCATGCTCAACTGGAAAAAGGGCGACGAGCAGGTTGACGTGCAGCAGAACCTGCGGCTGGCCATGGACCGGCTGACCCGGGAACTGAGGGTCAGTGCAGGGGTGGACGAAATAAATCCCCAATCATACATCATTTTTAAGAGCCCGGACAACGCAAAATACATCAAGTATTATCTTTACGGCGGCGAGATCAAGCGGGCCACCAGCAGTAATAAAATTATCTGGGAGGGGGACAATCCCGTGGCCGGGCGGGTTCAGGCGGTATCATTCCAGGGAGTTACCGGCTTGCCGGCCACGGTGGAGATAAAGCTCACCGGCACCAACGGTTTTGTTTTAACTTCACGCGTGACCGTGCGGATGATACGCGAGCAAAATTGA